GCAGGTGGCGGTGCTGGTGCCGACCACGCTGCTGGCCCAGCAGCACTACAACACGTTCGCCGAGCGGATGTCGCAGTTCCCGGTGGAGATCCGGCAGCTGTCCCGGTTCCAGACGCCGAAGGAGGCGGAGCAGACGCTGAGCATGGCCGCGGAGGGCACCGCCGACATCGTGATCGGCACCCACCGGCTGCTCTCCGCCGCCGCCCGGTTCAAGCAGCTCGGCCTGGTCATCGTGGACGAGGAGCAGCGGTTCGGCGTCGAGCACAAGGAGCACCTGAAGACGCTGCGGGCCAGCGTGGACGTGCTGACCATGTCCGCCACGCCGATCCCCCGCACGCTGGAGATGGCGATCACCGGCATCCGGGAGATGTCCACCATCGCCACCCCGCCGGAGGAGCGGCACCCGGTGCTCACGTTCGTCGGCCCGTCCGACGAGAAGCAGATCGCCGCGACCATCCACCGCGAGCTGCTCCGCGACGGTCAGGTGTTCTACCTGCACAACCGGGTCGAGTCGATCGACCGGGCCGCGCGGAAGCTGCGCGAGCTGGTGCCGGAGGCGCGGGTCGCGGTGGCGCACGGGCAGATGTCCGAGGAGGCGCTGGAGCGGGTCATGGTCGGCTTCTGGGAGAAGGAGTTCGACGTCCTGGTCTGCACCACGATCGTGGAGTCCGGCATCGACATCCCGAACGCGAACACGCTGATCGTGGAGCGCGCCGACCTGCTCGGCCTGGCCCAGCTGCACCAGATCCGCGGCCGGGTCGGGCGTGGGCGGGAGCGGGCGTACGCGTACTTCCTCTACCCGCGCGAGAAGCCGCTGACCGAGCACGCGCACGAGCGGCTGGCCACCATCGCGCAGCACACCGAGCTGGGCGCCGGCATGTACGTGGCGATGAAGGACCTGGAGATCCGCGGCGCCGGCAACCTGCTCGGCGGCGAGCAGTCCGGGCACATCGAGGGCGTCGGCTTCGACCTCTACGTGCGGATGGTCGGCGAGGCGGTGTCACAGTTCAAGGGCGAGCGGCCGGAGGAGGTCCAGGAGGTCAAGATCGACCTACCGGTGGACGCGCACCTGCCGCACGACTACATCGGCGTGGAGCGGCTGCGCCTGGAGATGTACCGGAAGCTGGCCGAGGCGCGCGACGAGGTGGCGCTGAAGGAGATCGTCGCGGAGATGACCGACCGGTACGGCGAGCCGCCGGCCCCGGTGGCGAACCTGCTGGCGGTCGCGCGGTTCCGGCTGGTCGCGAAGGCCTACGGGCTGACCGAGGTGACGCTGCAGGGCAAGCACGTGCGGCTCGCGCCGTTGTCGCTGCCGGACTCGAAGCAGATGCGGCTCAAGCGGTACCACCCGGACTCGGTCTACAAGCACGCGACCGACCAGGTGAGCGTGCCCCGGCCGATGACCCGCCGGATCGGCGGCGAGCCGGTCCGCGACCAGGCGCTGCTGGACTGGTGCGCGCAGCTGCTCAAGGACGTGCTCGGCGAGCCGGTCGCCGCCGCGCGCTGAGCCGTCCGCCCCACCTCGTCGAGGCGTCGTCCGCACCCGTGGACAACGCCTCGACGAGGCACCGTGGACAACGCCTCGACGGGCACCCGCGGTCGGCGCGTCGCAGAGTGATCATCTCGTCACGTGATAGAGTGATCTCTATGCGACCTGCCCGTTATGTGGCTTTTCTCTGCGCCGCCGCGCTCGCCCTCACCGGCTGCGCCCAGCAGAGCCCGGCCGTGGCCGCCTACGTCGGCGACGAGACGTACAGCCAGCGCACCGTCGACGCGATCTTCGAGGAGGCGCGCGCGGCGTTCGACGCCGACCAGGCCGCGCTGGCCGCGGCCGCGGCCGACGCACCCGGTGAACCCGGCGAGCAGCTGGAGCGGCCGAGCCTGCCGATCACCCGGCGGCACGTGGTCGACCTGCTGCTCACGCTCGACCTGGGCCGCCGGGCCGCAGAGGCGCGCAACCTGACCGCCACCGGCCCCGAGGTGCCGGCCGAGCTGGTCGAGTCCGTGCTCGGCGTGCCGGCCGAGACGCGCTACGTCGCGCTCTACCGGGAGTGGTACCGGCTGTACGGCACGCTGCAGGACGACGTCGCGCCGGCCGAGGTCACCGACGAGCGGATGATGACCGTCTACGACGCGCTGGTCGACGCGCGCGCGATCGACCCGGGACTGTCCGTGCCGGTGGTCCGCGAGCAGTTCGGCGGCGGCGAGTTCGCAAGCGTGCCGCTGTCCGTCGCCGACCTGCTGCGCGACGAGGCGGAGCGGGCCGGCGCGGTGGTCAACCCGAAGTACCTGCCGGTCGCGGTGCCCATGATCGCGTCGGCGAACAGCCAGTCGTTCCCGTACCGGATGCCGTACCTGGTGGACCGGACCGTCGTCACGGCCGGCTGACCGCCTGCGGCATGCTGGTCGGCATGCCGCAGATCGTCCTGCTCGTCACCTCTCCGCGCCTGCCCGCGGGCCTGCTGACCGCCGACGCCTGGGACCTGGTCCGCCGCCACCCGGTGCTCGCCTCCGAGGAGAACGCGCAGGTCCACGCGCTGCGAGCGGCCGGCGCGGAGGTCACCGTGGTCGACGCCGACCCGGCGCCGGTGCTGGCCGCCGCGGCCGCGCACGGCACCGTGGTCTGGCTGGCCGGGCCCACCGGTGACCAGGACATGGCCCGCACGCTCGGCCTGCGCCTGGCCCGCGAGCCCGGCCTGGCCGAACTGGAGCTGCGCTACGGCTCGTGGGACCCGCCGGGCGCGCGCCTGCTGGACGCGGTCACGGTGATCGACCGGCTGGCCTCCCCCGGCGGCGACCCGTGGAAGCGGCAGCAGACGCACGCCACGCTCGCGCAGTACCTGCTGGAGGAGGCCTACGAGGCGTACGACGCGATCGAGACCGGCGACCTGGACACGCTGCGCGAGGAGCTCGGCGACGTGCTGCTCCAGGTGGTGCTGCACGCGCGCCTGGCCGAGGAACTGCCGGACGGCGAGCGCTGGACCGTCGACGACGTGGCCGGCACGCTGGTCGAGAAGATGATCCGCCGCAACCCGCACGTCTTCGCGGACACCGAGGTCAGCGGCGTCGAGGAGATCATCGAGAACTGGGAGCAGATCAAGCGCGCGGAGAAGTCCCGCGCGTCCGCGATGGACGGCATCGCGCTCTCCCAGCCCGCGCTCGCGCTCGCCGCCAAGATCCTCCAGCGGGCGGAGCGCGCGGGCGTCGCCGTACCGCTGCCGGAAGCCCTTGATCTCGGCTCCGAGCTGCTGCGCCGGGTGGCCGCGGCGCGCGCCGCGGGTCTCGACGCCGAGGCCCTGCTGCGCCGCGCCGCCCTGGCCCACGCGGAGGCGATCAGAACCGCGGAACAGGAAACGGCATAGGACCGGGTTCCCGCTTCCGGCGTGGGCGCGCTCCGAGTGCTCCCGCGGGCACCGGTCGGCCGCGGGCGGCCTCCCTGCCGGTCCCGCCGTGGTCCGGCACACCCGCGACCCGCCCGGCCCGCACGACGCTCGCCCCGGCCCGCGGTCCGGCGCGCGGCGGCGACCGGGGATCGGCCGGCGCACGTCACGGGCCCCTGACCGGCCCGACCGGCACCAGCGCCGCCTCCGGCGAAGGCAACGACTCCAGGCGCACGTCACGGAACCCCGGCCGGCGCGCGTCACGAAGATCAGGCGCCGGGGCGCGGGGCTCGCGATCAGCGTCTTCCGCCGCTGACGTGGACGACCGCGCCGGTGATGAAGCGGGCCGCGTCCGAGGCGAGGAAGACCGCCGGTGGTCCGTAGTCGCCGGGGGTGCCGAGGCGGCCCAGCGGGACGCCGGAGACGGCCTGGTCGGCGGCGGGTGAGCCGACGAAGCCCATCGCGCGCGTGCCCTCGGTGTCCGAGTAGCCGGGCAGCAGCGCGTTGACCCGGATCCCACGCGGGCCGAGTTCCGCGGCCGCGACCAGCGTCGCCGCGTTCACGGCCGCCTTCGTGGCGACGTAGAGCGCGCCGTACGGCGGGTGGAACGTCGTGCCCGCGGTCGACACGTTGATGATCGACGCGTGGCCGAGGCCGGGCTGACCGGCCAGCGTGCGCATGGTCAGCAGCGTGCCCCACAGGTTGATGTCCACGTGCCGGCGGTAGTCCTCCTCGGTGATCGCCTCGATCGGCCCGAAGACGCTGATCGCCGCGTTGTTGACCAGGATCCCGACCGTGCCGAACGCGTCCCGCGCGGCCTCGAACAGCGCGGTCACGTCCGCGCTCCGGCTGACGTCCGCGCGGACCGCGAGCGCGCGGCCGCCCGCCTCGGTGATCGCCTCGACCACGCGGTCCGCGCCGGCCGCGTCGGTGCGGTAGTTGACGACGACCGCGGCGCCGGCCGCCGCGAGGTCCACGGCGATCCGCGCGCCGATGCCCTTCGACGCCCCGGTGACGACGGCCGTCCGGTCCTGCAGACAGATGTCCATGGCCGGTGACGCTAGGAGAGCTGGTCACCGTGGGGAAGTACGTACCTTTTTGTAAGGTAGGTGCATGGCAGTGAGTGAGCAGCTCAGGTCCGCATACCGCCTGCTGGCCGGTGACACCTTCGACAACCGGTGCCCGTCGCGGCCGATCATGGATCAGGTCACCACGCGATGGGGCACGCTGATCATCGCGGCGCTGATCACCGGCCCGCACCGCTTCTCCGCGCTGCACCGCACGGTCGGCGGCATCAGCCAGAAGATGCTGTCCCAGAACCTCCGGGCGCTGGTCCGCCACGGCCTGGTCGCCCGGGACGTCGAGCCGACCGTGCCGCCGCAGGTCACCTACCGCCTGACCGGGCTCGGCGAGGGCCTGGCCGAGCCGCTGTGCGCGATGATGATCTGGTTCGGCAGCAACACCGACGCGATGATCGAGGCGCGGGAACGCCACGACGCCGTCGCGGAGCCGTCATAGGGTGGTAACCGGGCCCACAGCTTGAGACGTGGCTCACCACGGTGACCACAGCGCTACGCGTCGCCGATACGATCGCGCACAAGTCGGACAGCGCTGTCCTTCGTTCGCATGGGAGGAGCGCTTTCTGTGACCGAACAGCTTTCCGGTGCAGGGCACAGCGACCACGACGGTCCGGACGCCGCACTCCGCGCCGACATCCGCCGGCTCGGCACGCTGCTGGGGCAGACCCTGGCGCGGCAGGAGGGCAAGCCGCTGCTCGACCTGGTCGAGGAGATCCGCGCGCAGGTGCGCACGGACGCGGACGCCGCGGCCTCCCGGCTGGCGGCCATGGAGGTCACCACCGGCACCCAGCTGGCCCGGGCGTTCTCCACCTACTTCCACCTGGCGAACATCACCGAGCAGGTGCACCGCTCGCGTGACCTGCGCCGGCAGCGCGCCACCTCGGGCGGCTGGCTGGACCAGGCGGCGAAGCTGATCGCGGAGGCCGGCGTCCCGGCCGACGAGATCGCCACCGCGGCCCGCCGGCTCGCGATCCGCCCGGTCTTCACCGCGCACCCGACCGAGGCCTCCCGCCGGTCCGTGCTGACCAAGCTGCGCGCGCTCGCCGACCAGCTGGACGCGGAGCAGGCCGCGGCCGTGCTCTACGGCGCGAAGGACAACGGGCCCGCGTCCCGCCGGCTGGCCGAGCTCATCGACCTGATCTGGCAGACCGACGAGCTGCGCCTGGACCGGCCGGACCCGACGGACGAGGCACGCAACGCGGTCTTCTACCTGAAGGACCTCTACGCGGACGCGGCGCCGCAGGTGCTCGACGACCTGTCCGAGACGCTGCGCTCGCTGGGCGTGGAGACGTCGCCGACCGCGCGGCCGATCACGTTCGGCACCTGGATCGGCGGCGACCGGGACGGGAACCCGTTCGTCACGCCGGCGGTCACCCGGGACGTGCTGATCATCCAGCACGAGCACGGCATCCAGGCCACCGAGGCCGCGATGGACAAGCTGATCACGGAGATCTCCGTGTCCCGGCGGCTGCGCGGCGTCTCGCTCGACCTCTCCGCCAGCCTGGCCAAGGACCTGGACGCGCTGCCCGAGGTGGCGCCGCGGTTCCGCCGGGTGAACGCGGAGGAGCCGTACCGGCTGAAGATCCGCTGCATCAAGGCGAAGCTGGCGAACACGCGCAAGCGGCTGTCGCAGAGCACGCCGCACGTGCCGGGCCGGGACTACCTCGGCACCGAGGAGCTGATCGGTGACCTGGAGCTGATCCGCGCGTCGCTGGCCCGCAACTCCGGTCAGCTCACCGCGGTCGGCCGGCTCTCCTCCACGATCCGCAGCGTGTCCGCCTTCGGCATGCACCTGGCCACGATGGACGTGCGCGAGCACGCGGAGGCGCACCACGCGGTGCTGGCCCAGATGTACGGGCAGGTCGGCGAGGTCGGCGACTACACGACGCTGACCCGCGCGGAGCGCACCGAGCTGCTGGCCAGGGAGCTGACCGGACGGCGGCCGTTGTCCAGCGCGGACACGCCGCTGACGGACGCGGCGCGCAAGACGTTCGACGTGTTCGGCACGATCCGGGCCGCGCAGGAGCGGTTCGGCGACGACGTGGTCGAGACGTACATCATCTCGATGACGCTCGGCCCGGACGACGTGCTCGCGGCCGCGGTGCTGGCCCGCGAGGCCGGCCTGATCGACGTGCACTCCAGGCGCGCGCGGATCAACATCGTGCCGCTGCTGGAGACGCCCGCGGAGCTCAACTCGGGCGGCCGCATGCTGGACGAGCTGCTGTCGCTGCCGGCGTACCGGTCGATCGTCAAGGCACGCGGCGACGTGCAGGAGGTCATGCTCGGCTACTCGGACTCCAACAAGGAGGCCGGCATCACCACGTCGCAGTGGGAGATCCACAAGGCGCAGCGCTCGCTGCGTGACGTGGCCGCGCGGCACGGCGTCCGGCTGCGGCTGTTCCACGGCCGCGGCGGCACGGTCGGCCGCGGTGGCGGCCCCACACACGAGGCGATCCTGGCCCAGCCGTACGGCACGCTGGACGGCGCGATCAAGGTGACCGAGCAGGGCGAGGTCATCTCCGACAAGTACACGCTGCCCGCGCTGGCCCGGGAGAACCTGGAGCTGACCGTGGCCGCGGTGCTGCAGGCCACGCTGCTGCACACCAAGCCGCGCGTGCCGGACGAGAGCCTGGAGCGCTGGGACGGCGCGATGGACACCGCCTCGGCGGCCGCGTTCGCCGCGTACCGGCGGCTGGTGGAGAACCCGGACCTGCCCGCGTACTTCTGGGCGTCCACGCCGACCGAGCTGCTCGGCGCGCTGAACATCGGCTCCCGCCCGGCCAAGCGGCCGAACGCGGACGCCGGCCTCGGCGGGCTGCGCGCGATCCCGTGGGTCTTCGGCTGGACGCAGAGCCGGCAGATCGTCCCCGGCTGGTTCGGCGTCGGCACCGGCCTGGCCGCGGCGCGCGAGGCCGGGCTCGGCGACGTGCTCGACGAGATGTGGTCGGACTGGCAGTTCTTCCGGACGTTCCTGTCCAACGTCGAGATGATGCTGACCAAGACCGATCTGAACATCGCCCGGCGGTACGTGGCGACGCTGGTCCCGGAGGAGCTGCAGCCGATCTTCGCCACGATCGAGGAGGAGTACGCGCGGACCGTGCGCGAGGTCCTGGCGATCACCGGCGAGACCGGGCTGCTGGAGGGCAACCCGGTGCTGTCCCGCACGCTCGGGGTGCGCGACACCTACCTGGAGCCGCTGCACCACCTGCAGGTCGCGTTGCTGCGTCAGTACCGCGACACCGGCGCGAGCCAGACCGTCGGCACCACGCCCGGCGCGCGGCGCGGTTACAGCGACGCCACCACGCTGGAGCGGGCGCTGCTGACCACGGTCAACGGCATCGCGGCCGGCATGCGCAACACGGGCTGATCAGGCGGTCCCACGGCGTACCCGGACGGGTCCTCAGGGTTTTGATCGTGCTTCTGAGGGTCCGTCCGGGGGTCATTCCTGATTCGCCGCATGCGCGCTGGGCCTAGGCTCGACGTCGTGACATTGATCGCGACCCAATCCCTGACGAAGGTCTACGGCGGACGCGTCACCGCGCTGTCGGACCTGACGCTGAGCGTGGGGCCGGGCGTCGTCGGCCTGGTCGGTGCGAACGGGGCCGGCAAGTCCACCCTGATCAAGCTGCTGCTGGGACTGCTGGCACCGACCAGCGGATCCCTGCGCGTGCTCGGGCTGGACCCGACGACCCAGGCCGCCGACGTGCGCCAGCGCGTCGGCTACATGCCGGAGAACGACTGCCTGCCGCCGGAGCTGTCCGCGGCCGAGTTCGTGACCCACCTCGGCCGGATAAGCGGGCTGCCGCGCACGGCCGCGCGCGAGCGGGCCTCCGAGGCGCTGCGCCACGTCGGGCTGTACGAGGAGCGCTACCGGCAGATCGGTGGCTACTCGACCGGCATGAAGCAGCGGGTGAAGCTGGCCCAGGCGCTGGTGCACGACCCCGACCTGCTGCTGCTGGACGAGCCGACGAACGGCCTGGACCCGGCCGGCCGCGACGCGATGCTGAACCTGATCGCGCGGATCGGCTCCGAGTTCGGCATCTCCGTGGTGGTCTGCTCGCACCTGCTCGGCGAGGTCGAGCGGATCTGTGACTCGCTGATCGCCATCGACGGCGGCAAGCTGCTGCGTTCGGCGGAGATCTCCACCATGACCACCAGCACCGACGTGCTCGCGGTCGAGGTCAGCGAGGGCACCGACGAGCTGGGCCACCGGCTGGCCGCGGCCGGTCTGCCGCCGACCCGCGAGGGCCGGCTGCTGCTGGTGCCGCTGGGCACGGAGCCGGACTCCGCCTACGACACGATCCTGGCCGCGGTCGCCGACCTGGACCTGCCGCTGCACCGTCTGGAGCAGCGCCGCCACCGGGTGGCCGAGCTCTTCGCCGCGAGGGAGGACGCCTGATGTCCGTCATTCACGACATCGGCTATCGCCGTTACCAGGGCCCCCGGCTGGGCCGGGGTTCCGTGTTCGCCGCGCTCTACGTGCACGGCATGCGCGCCGCGTTCGGGCTGGGCCGCACGTTCAAGGCGAAGATCTTCCCCTGGTCGGTGGCCGGCATCATGCTGGTCGTCGGCGTGGTCGCGGCCGCGGTCAAGTCGCAGACCGGCATGGAGCTGCTCACCTACGAGACGTTCCCGGACCAGATGAGCATGCTGCTCATCCTGTTCTGCGCCGTGGTCGCGCCCGAGCTGGTCTCCCGTGACCTGCGCAGCGGCGTGCTGCCGCTCTACTTCTCCCGGCCGCTGAGCCGCGCCGACTACCCGCTGGCCAAGCTGGCCGCGATGGTCACGGCCAGCTTCGCGGTGCTCGGCGTACCGATGCTGATCATGTTCCTGACCGCGGCGTTCAGCGGCGACGGGATGGGCGCGGTCTGGGACGAGACCCGGGCGTTCGCGCCCGGCCTGGCGTACGCGCTGCTCTTCGCGCTGGTCTACAGCTCGATCGCGCTGCTGGTGTCGTCGTTCGTCAGCCGCCGCGCGGTCGCGGCCGGCGCCACGGTCGCGGTGTTCCTGGTGACCGCACCGGTCGTCGGCGTGCTCACGTTCGCCACCACGCAGACCGGCCAGCAGCTCGCCCAGCTGGCCAGCCCGGCCACGCTGGTCGGCGGCGTCGGTCAGTGGGTCTTCGGCAGGCCGGAGGGCATGCCCGAGGAATTCGGCATCGGGTCGTTCGGCCCGCTCTACGGCGCGGTCACGCTGGCCCTGCTCGCGCTCTGCGTCTCGCTGCTGCTCGTTCGATACCGGAAGGTGGCCTCGTGACCACGGTGACCATGGACGGCGTGTCCCGCTGGTTCGGGAACGTGGTGGCCGTCAACGACATCACCATGACGCTCGAACCGGGCGTGACCGGCCTGCTCGGCCCGAACGGCGCCGGCAAGACCACGCTGCTGCACATGATGGCCGGGTTCCTCGCGCCGTCCCGCGGCACGGTCACGGTCGGCGACCAGCCCGCCTGGCGCAACCCGGCCGTCTACCGGCAGCTGGGCCTGGTCAGCGAGCGCGAGGCGGTGCACGGCTTCCTCACCGCGCACGAGTTCGTGCTGGCCAGCGCGCGCCTGCACAAGCTGCCCGACCCGGTGGCCGCGACCGCGGCCGCGCTCGACCTGGTGGAGATGGCCCAGTTCAAGGACCGGCGGATCGACACCTACTCCAAGGGCATGCGGCAGCGCACCCGGGTGGCCGCGTCGCTGGTGCACGAGCCGCAGGTGCTGCTGCTGGACGAGCCGTTCAACGGTATGGACCCGCGGCAGCGCATGCACATGATGGAGCTGTTGCACCGGCTCGGCGCCGAGGGCCGGACGATCCTGTTCAGCTCGCACATCCTGGAGGAGGTCGAGCAGCTCTCCGGCACCGTCCAGGTGATGGTGGCCGGCCGGCTGGCCGCGTCCGGCGACTACCGGGAGATCCGGCGGCTGATGGCGAACCGGCCGCACGTCTTCGCGGTCGCCTCCACCGACGACCGGCGGCTCGCGGTCGCGCTGATGGCGCAGCCGTCCGTGGCCGGCGTGGAGCTGGCCGCCACCGGGCTGACCGTGCGCGCGTCCGACTACGGCGGCTTCACCCGGGCACTGCCCAAGATCGCACTCAAGGAGGGGATCCGGGTCAGCCGGCTCACCCCGTCCGACGAGTCCCTGGAGAGCGTCTTCTCCTACCTGGTGGAGGCCTGACCATGCTGTTCAACCCGACCATCGCCTGGATGACCGCGCGCGGGCTGTTCGGCCGCCGCCGGTTCCTGCTGCTCTTCCCGCTGCCGCT
This genomic window from Catenuloplanes niger contains:
- a CDS encoding nucleoside triphosphate pyrophosphohydrolase — translated: MPQIVLLVTSPRLPAGLLTADAWDLVRRHPVLASEENAQVHALRAAGAEVTVVDADPAPVLAAAAAHGTVVWLAGPTGDQDMARTLGLRLAREPGLAELELRYGSWDPPGARLLDAVTVIDRLASPGGDPWKRQQTHATLAQYLLEEAYEAYDAIETGDLDTLREELGDVLLQVVLHARLAEELPDGERWTVDDVAGTLVEKMIRRNPHVFADTEVSGVEEIIENWEQIKRAEKSRASAMDGIALSQPALALAAKILQRAERAGVAVPLPEALDLGSELLRRVAAARAAGLDAEALLRRAALAHAEAIRTAEQETA
- a CDS encoding SDR family NAD(P)-dependent oxidoreductase encodes the protein MDICLQDRTAVVTGASKGIGARIAVDLAAAGAAVVVNYRTDAAGADRVVEAITEAGGRALAVRADVSRSADVTALFEAARDAFGTVGILVNNAAISVFGPIEAITEEDYRRHVDINLWGTLLTMRTLAGQPGLGHASIINVSTAGTTFHPPYGALYVATKAAVNAATLVAAAELGPRGIRVNALLPGYSDTEGTRAMGFVGSPAADQAVSGVPLGRLGTPGDYGPPAVFLASDAARFITGAVVHVSGGRR
- a CDS encoding winged helix-turn-helix transcriptional regulator, with the translated sequence MAVSEQLRSAYRLLAGDTFDNRCPSRPIMDQVTTRWGTLIIAALITGPHRFSALHRTVGGISQKMLSQNLRALVRHGLVARDVEPTVPPQVTYRLTGLGEGLAEPLCAMMIWFGSNTDAMIEARERHDAVAEPS
- the ppc gene encoding phosphoenolpyruvate carboxylase, whose protein sequence is MTEQLSGAGHSDHDGPDAALRADIRRLGTLLGQTLARQEGKPLLDLVEEIRAQVRTDADAAASRLAAMEVTTGTQLARAFSTYFHLANITEQVHRSRDLRRQRATSGGWLDQAAKLIAEAGVPADEIATAARRLAIRPVFTAHPTEASRRSVLTKLRALADQLDAEQAAAVLYGAKDNGPASRRLAELIDLIWQTDELRLDRPDPTDEARNAVFYLKDLYADAAPQVLDDLSETLRSLGVETSPTARPITFGTWIGGDRDGNPFVTPAVTRDVLIIQHEHGIQATEAAMDKLITEISVSRRLRGVSLDLSASLAKDLDALPEVAPRFRRVNAEEPYRLKIRCIKAKLANTRKRLSQSTPHVPGRDYLGTEELIGDLELIRASLARNSGQLTAVGRLSSTIRSVSAFGMHLATMDVREHAEAHHAVLAQMYGQVGEVGDYTTLTRAERTELLARELTGRRPLSSADTPLTDAARKTFDVFGTIRAAQERFGDDVVETYIISMTLGPDDVLAAAVLAREAGLIDVHSRRARINIVPLLETPAELNSGGRMLDELLSLPAYRSIVKARGDVQEVMLGYSDSNKEAGITTSQWEIHKAQRSLRDVAARHGVRLRLFHGRGGTVGRGGGPTHEAILAQPYGTLDGAIKVTEQGEVISDKYTLPALARENLELTVAAVLQATLLHTKPRVPDESLERWDGAMDTASAAAFAAYRRLVENPDLPAYFWASTPTELLGALNIGSRPAKRPNADAGLGGLRAIPWVFGWTQSRQIVPGWFGVGTGLAAAREAGLGDVLDEMWSDWQFFRTFLSNVEMMLTKTDLNIARRYVATLVPEELQPIFATIEEEYARTVREVLAITGETGLLEGNPVLSRTLGVRDTYLEPLHHLQVALLRQYRDTGASQTVGTTPGARRGYSDATTLERALLTTVNGIAAGMRNTG
- a CDS encoding ABC transporter ATP-binding protein, which gives rise to MTLIATQSLTKVYGGRVTALSDLTLSVGPGVVGLVGANGAGKSTLIKLLLGLLAPTSGSLRVLGLDPTTQAADVRQRVGYMPENDCLPPELSAAEFVTHLGRISGLPRTAARERASEALRHVGLYEERYRQIGGYSTGMKQRVKLAQALVHDPDLLLLDEPTNGLDPAGRDAMLNLIARIGSEFGISVVVCSHLLGEVERICDSLIAIDGGKLLRSAEISTMTTSTDVLAVEVSEGTDELGHRLAAAGLPPTREGRLLLVPLGTEPDSAYDTILAAVADLDLPLHRLEQRRHRVAELFAAREDA
- a CDS encoding ABC transporter permease, yielding MSVIHDIGYRRYQGPRLGRGSVFAALYVHGMRAAFGLGRTFKAKIFPWSVAGIMLVVGVVAAAVKSQTGMELLTYETFPDQMSMLLILFCAVVAPELVSRDLRSGVLPLYFSRPLSRADYPLAKLAAMVTASFAVLGVPMLIMFLTAAFSGDGMGAVWDETRAFAPGLAYALLFALVYSSIALLVSSFVSRRAVAAGATVAVFLVTAPVVGVLTFATTQTGQQLAQLASPATLVGGVGQWVFGRPEGMPEEFGIGSFGPLYGAVTLALLALCVSLLLVRYRKVAS
- a CDS encoding ABC transporter ATP-binding protein; amino-acid sequence: MDGVSRWFGNVVAVNDITMTLEPGVTGLLGPNGAGKTTLLHMMAGFLAPSRGTVTVGDQPAWRNPAVYRQLGLVSEREAVHGFLTAHEFVLASARLHKLPDPVAATAAALDLVEMAQFKDRRIDTYSKGMRQRTRVAASLVHEPQVLLLDEPFNGMDPRQRMHMMELLHRLGAEGRTILFSSHILEEVEQLSGTVQVMVAGRLAASGDYREIRRLMANRPHVFAVASTDDRRLAVALMAQPSVAGVELAATGLTVRASDYGGFTRALPKIALKEGIRVSRLTPSDESLESVFSYLVEA